A portion of the Acidobacteriaceae bacterium genome contains these proteins:
- the gnd gene encoding decarboxylating NADP(+)-dependent phosphogluconate dehydrogenase has translation MAEATCDIGLIGLAVMGQNLVLNMNDHGFKVCVFNRTTSKVDEFLAQEAKGTAVEGSHSIAEMCSKLKSPRRVMIMVKAGKVVDDTIDQILPHLEKGDIVIDGGNSLYTDSERRTKELAAKGIHYIGTGVSGGEEGARFGPSIMPGGDPAAWPAVKPIFQAIAAKVEGGTPCCDWVGEGGAGHYVKMVHNGIEYGDMQLICEAYQLLRDGYGITADEFADIFTEWNKGELDSFLIEISSIIFAKKDEDGTPLVDKILDTAGQKGTGKWTAISALDLGMPVTLIGESVFARCLSAIKDERVKASKVLEGPQTVKQSGDKAEFVENVRRALFCSKLISYAQGYMLLRESAKEMGWNLNMGGIALMWRGGCIIRSAFLGKIKDAYDANPNLENLLMDDWFAGVLNKYQASWRKALVAAIEAGVPTPAFSTALAFYDGYRSEKLPANLLQAQRDFFGAHTYERTDKPRGEFFHTNWTGRGGRVASSTYNA, from the coding sequence ATGGCAGAAGCAACGTGTGATATTGGCCTGATCGGCCTGGCCGTAATGGGACAGAACCTCGTACTGAACATGAACGACCACGGCTTTAAGGTGTGCGTGTTCAACCGTACGACCTCGAAGGTCGATGAGTTTCTGGCGCAGGAAGCAAAGGGCACAGCCGTGGAAGGCTCGCACTCGATTGCAGAGATGTGCTCGAAGCTGAAGAGCCCGCGCCGCGTGATGATCATGGTGAAGGCAGGCAAGGTGGTCGACGATACGATTGACCAGATTCTGCCGCATTTGGAAAAGGGCGACATCGTCATCGACGGCGGCAACTCGCTCTACACGGATTCCGAACGTCGCACGAAGGAACTTGCGGCGAAGGGCATTCATTACATCGGCACCGGCGTTTCGGGTGGCGAAGAAGGTGCTCGTTTCGGCCCGTCGATCATGCCCGGTGGCGACCCTGCCGCGTGGCCCGCGGTGAAGCCTATCTTCCAGGCGATTGCCGCCAAGGTGGAAGGCGGAACCCCGTGCTGCGACTGGGTTGGCGAAGGTGGCGCAGGCCACTACGTGAAGATGGTGCACAACGGCATCGAGTACGGCGACATGCAGCTCATCTGCGAGGCCTACCAGCTTCTGCGCGATGGCTACGGCATCACGGCCGACGAGTTTGCCGACATCTTCACCGAGTGGAACAAGGGCGAGCTGGACAGCTTCCTGATCGAGATCTCTTCGATCATCTTCGCGAAGAAGGATGAGGACGGCACGCCGCTCGTAGACAAGATCCTCGACACCGCAGGGCAGAAGGGCACGGGCAAGTGGACGGCAATCTCTGCGCTCGACCTCGGTATGCCCGTAACGTTGATCGGCGAGAGCGTCTTTGCGCGCTGCCTGTCGGCGATCAAGGACGAGCGTGTGAAGGCGTCGAAGGTGCTGGAAGGTCCGCAGACCGTAAAGCAATCTGGCGATAAGGCGGAGTTCGTCGAGAACGTTCGTCGTGCACTGTTCTGCTCGAAGCTCATCAGCTACGCGCAGGGCTACATGCTGCTGCGTGAGTCGGCCAAGGAGATGGGCTGGAACCTGAACATGGGTGGCATTGCGCTGATGTGGCGTGGTGGCTGCATCATCCGCTCGGCCTTCCTCGGCAAGATCAAGGACGCGTATGACGCGAACCCGAACCTCGAAAACCTGCTCATGGATGACTGGTTTGCAGGCGTGCTGAACAAGTACCAGGCAAGCTGGCGCAAAGCGCTGGTGGCGGCAATTGAAGCAGGCGTTCCCACGCCGGCGTTCTCGACGGCGCTCGCGTTCTACGACGGTTACCGTTCGGAGAAGCTTCCGGCGAACCTGCTGCAGGCGCAGCGCGACTTCTTCGGTGCTCACACCTACGAGCGCACGGACAAGCCCCGCGGCGAGTTCTTCCACACGAACTGGACCGGCCGTGGTGGTCGCGTCGCTTCCTCTACCTACAACGCATAA